From one Sphingomonas sp. BT-65 genomic stretch:
- the ychF gene encoding redox-regulated ATPase YchF, with protein MGFRCGIVGLPNVGKSTLFNALTETAAAQAANYPFCTIEPNVGNVAVPDDRLQALAKIAGSAKIIETQLGFVDIAGLVRGASKGEGLGNQFLGNIREVDAIVHVLRCFENDDIQHVDNKVDPIADAETVETELMLSDLESLEKRVPNLQKKAAQGDKEAKIAASVLGQALDLLREGKPARLTQPKDIEEERVFGQAQLITAKPVLYVCNVNEEDAANGNAFSARVFEKARAEGAEAVVVSAAIEAEIATMPADERGEFLGELGLEETGLARVIRAGYSLLHLLTFFTVGPKEARAWTTHVGAKAPQAAGEIHTDFERGFIRAETIAFDDYVKFNGEAGARDNGKLRSEGKEYVVQDGDVMLFRFNV; from the coding sequence ATGGGCTTTCGCTGCGGCATCGTCGGCCTGCCGAATGTCGGCAAATCGACACTCTTCAACGCGCTGACCGAGACCGCCGCGGCGCAGGCGGCCAACTACCCCTTCTGCACGATCGAGCCGAACGTGGGCAACGTCGCGGTGCCCGACGACCGGCTGCAGGCGCTGGCGAAGATCGCCGGATCGGCCAAGATCATCGAGACTCAGCTCGGCTTCGTCGACATCGCCGGCCTGGTGCGCGGCGCGAGCAAGGGCGAGGGCCTCGGCAACCAGTTCCTCGGCAACATCCGCGAGGTGGACGCGATCGTCCACGTCCTGCGCTGCTTCGAGAATGACGACATCCAGCATGTCGACAACAAGGTCGATCCTATCGCCGACGCCGAGACGGTCGAGACCGAGCTGATGCTGTCCGACCTGGAAAGCCTCGAGAAGCGCGTCCCCAACCTGCAGAAGAAGGCCGCGCAAGGCGACAAGGAGGCGAAGATCGCCGCCAGCGTGCTCGGCCAGGCGCTCGACCTGCTGCGCGAGGGCAAGCCCGCGCGGCTGACCCAGCCCAAGGATATCGAGGAAGAGCGCGTCTTCGGCCAGGCGCAGCTCATCACCGCCAAGCCGGTGCTCTACGTGTGCAACGTCAACGAGGAGGACGCCGCCAACGGCAACGCATTCTCCGCGCGCGTGTTCGAGAAGGCCAGGGCCGAGGGCGCCGAGGCGGTGGTCGTCTCGGCCGCGATCGAGGCCGAGATCGCGACCATGCCCGCCGACGAGCGCGGCGAGTTCCTCGGCGAGCTCGGGCTGGAGGAGACCGGCCTCGCCCGCGTGATCCGCGCGGGCTATTCGCTGCTCCACCTGCTCACCTTCTTCACCGTCGGCCCCAAGGAAGCGCGCGCCTGGACCACGCATGTCGGGGCCAAGGCGCCGCAGGCCGCGGGCGAGATCCACACCGATTTCGAACGCGGCTTCATCCGCGCCGAGACGATCGCATTCGACGATTACGTCAAGTTCAACGGCGAGGCCGGCGCGCGCGACAACGGAAAGCTGCGCTCCGAGGGCAAGGAATATGTCGTCCAGGACGGCGACGTGATGCTGTTCAGGTTTAACGTGTAG
- a CDS encoding oxygenase MpaB family protein, whose translation MPSPDLSAGLRARLIGVVRRTFNDQEKGEKPVQRSDDALFPRGCVTWRVHGDVTTMMVGGVASLLLQMLHPAVLAGVWDHSAFRKDMLGRLRRTARFIAETTYAERSIAEATIARVREVHARVAGTLPDGTPYRADDPELLAWVHVTEMWSFLAAWQRYGVPITRAEEDIYYAETARIAEALGADPVPRSKAEADALIAAIRPQLVVDARTREVARFVLEHPAPSLVVAPAQTAIFAAAVDLLPDWARAMHGLKRPPATPLVRGSTLAIAKTFRWAFG comes from the coding sequence ATGCCTTCGCCCGATCTTTCCGCTGGACTTCGCGCCCGCCTGATCGGCGTGGTGCGCCGCACCTTCAACGACCAGGAAAAGGGCGAGAAGCCGGTCCAGCGCAGCGACGACGCGCTGTTCCCGCGTGGCTGCGTCACCTGGCGCGTGCATGGCGACGTCACCACGATGATGGTCGGCGGGGTCGCCTCGCTGCTGCTGCAGATGCTCCACCCGGCGGTGCTCGCGGGGGTGTGGGACCACAGCGCCTTCCGCAAGGACATGCTCGGCCGCCTGCGCCGCACCGCGCGCTTCATCGCCGAGACCACCTATGCCGAGCGCAGCATCGCCGAGGCGACGATCGCGAGGGTGCGCGAGGTGCACGCGCGCGTCGCCGGCACGCTGCCCGACGGGACACCCTATCGCGCCGACGATCCCGAGCTGCTCGCCTGGGTGCATGTCACCGAGATGTGGAGCTTTCTCGCCGCCTGGCAGCGCTATGGCGTGCCGATCACGCGCGCCGAGGAGGACATCTATTATGCCGAGACGGCGCGCATTGCCGAAGCGCTCGGCGCCGATCCGGTCCCGCGCAGCAAGGCCGAGGCCGACGCATTGATCGCCGCGATTCGCCCGCAGCTGGTGGTCGATGCCCGCACCCGCGAGGTCGCGCGCTTCGTGCTCGAGCATCCCGCGCCGAGCCTGGTCGTCGCGCCCGCCCAGACCGCGATCTTCGCCGCCGCGGTCGACCTGCTGCCCGACTGGGCGCGTGCGATGCACGGCCTCAAGCGCCCGCCCGCGACGCCACTGGTGCGCGGCTCGACGCTGGCGATCGCCAAGACGTTTCGCTGGGCGTTCGGCTAA